The genomic interval TCAAGTGGAAATACCATCTGGCAAGCCAGGCGTCCGATGGCAGCGCCATGCTTCTGGCAGACGGTTCAATTCTTGTACCCTGCCTTTCGTCGTGGCTGATCTTGAACCCCGATGGCTCCTTGCGCCGAAACCTGCAAGTGCGTTCGCCTTCACAGCCCAATATCGGTCTGGACGGCACCCTGTACCTGGTCGACAGGCATGACGCCCTATGCGCGGTCACGCAGGAAGGCACCTTCAAGTGGACCCTCCGTATTGACGATGGCTTCAGCTGGCAGGGAGTGGCTCTCTCCCCGGATGGCACGAGCCTCTACGGGTTCACATTTGTCCAGCCTTCAGGGCCGGGGAGTAGCATCTTCCATGCCGCGCTGTGCGCAGTGGGGGTTGATGGAAGTTTACGCTGGCGCTTCGCTTTGCCGGAAAGCACCCAGATCCCTATGGGGCTGCTGCCTATGGTCGATTGTTCGGGAGCGACCTACTTCGGCATCGGCCTCCTCAGCCAGTCGCTCGCGTCGCAATTCTGCTCAGTCGCTCCTTCAGGAAAGCTGAACTGGTCGGTAGAGGCCTTTTACAGCTGGTGGGAGACGCCGGCAATTGACTCGCATGGAAACCTTTACTTCTACGACGCTTGGTGGGGCCAGCGCCTGCTCTCCGTTGATTGCCGGGGCTGCCTCCGGTGGTGGCACGCTCTTAGCGATGAGCTTTACGCCGGGGCCGTTTGTGATGCAGAGGACGTAGTGTACGTCCCGGAAGGGAAACTCCTGGCCCTCGACAGAGACGGCTCACTGTTGTGGAGCGTCCCTCTTGTGGGCTCATTTAGCCGGATTGCCGCGCCGGCCATTGGC from Calditrichota bacterium carries:
- a CDS encoding PQQ-like beta-propeller repeat protein encodes the protein MRRAVFVSLGIFSWALVWCARDKTPLGPAEGPAVCPQQEIPWPSLANSPWPMYRHDPQFTGRSQYIGPRKGRIKWTFQPDAGGIIWPAVVIGPDSTIYFSTHREITPEGGQEPFFYAVTPRGTLKWKYHLASQASDGSAMLLADGSILVPCLSSWLILNPDGSLRRNLQVRSPSQPNIGLDGTLYLVDRHDALCAVTQEGTFKWTLRIDDGFSWQGVALSPDGTSLYGFTFVQPSGPGSSIFHAALCAVGVDGSLRWRFALPESTQIPMGLLPMVDCSGATYFGIGLLSQSLASQFCSVAPSGKLNWSVEAFYSWWETPAIDSHGNLYFYDAWWGQRLLSVDCRGCLRWWHALSDELYAGAVCDAEDVVYVPEGKLLALDRDGSLLWSVPLVGSFSRIAAPAIGANGILYLGTYGVDSRLYAIE